TCGTATTGCCGCAGTCGCAGAGGCAGTTCCAGTACATATGCCCGCGGCGGCTCTCCGCGCGCGACTGCACCGTCAGATGTCCAAACTGCTGACCGGTGAGGTCGGCGGCGGTGTTCCTTCCCCGCGAAGAATTTTTCGAGATACAGCCGCAGTCCGTTGCCGTGCCCCGCTGCAGATACTTTGTGTTCGCCAGCGTCTCCTGCCCGCAGTCACAGCGGCAGCGCCAGACCACGTAGCCGCAGAACCTCTCCGGTGTCTTTTCCAGCACGGTCAGATGACCGAACCTCTGTCCAACCAGATTTTTACTCTTTCCCGCCATAATTCTTACCGCCATTTCCTGCCGTCAGCTTCTTTTTCGCCAGGATCGCGGCAGCAACGATAACCACCGCAGCTCCCATCAGCACAGCCCAGAGTGTCAGATTTGTGGAATCGCCTGTCTTCGGCGCGTCACTCTTCTTCGCCTCGGTCTGTTTTTCTGTCTGTTTTTCGGTTTCCGTTTCTGTTTCCGTTTCTGTCTCTGATTCTGTCTCAGTTTCCGTCTCCGTCACATAAACATTTTCAAAGGAAGCACAGTCCAGCTTCTCGCTCTCCTCATTGCGGTAGAGCACGGATACCGCGCCGAGACCGCCCGCCTCATCATTTGTCACGGTGACAACCAGATGATATACGGAATTATCATATGTGCAGTCCGCATTGGAACCGCCCTGCTGGCTGATTGTGTAACGGTAAATGCCTACCCTCGGAAAACGGATTACCGGAAAGCTCTGCGTCCCTTCCCCGGAGATTACCAGCGTGCAGACCGCGCCGTCGCTGCCCTCCGGCATCGGTGCGGATGCATCATCCGCCTCCAGGACAACGGAAAAGTCCTCCGCCTCCTCCGGCAGCGTCCCGGACAGGGAAATCCGCACCGGAACCTCTGTAACCAGCCCTTCTGCCGCCATTGCCTCTGACGGTGCAAATCCAAACGCCCCGAATACGGTGAGCACCAGCGCCATCAGAATTCCTCGTTTCCATGTTTTCATTTTTCATATCCTCCTGTTCGCTGACATGTGGCTCCGCAGCAATTCCGCTAATCTGCGCTGTTACGTGGCTTCATCACTGTCAGAATAATGGTTCTTGCATCTGTGAATTCTGAAGAGCAGGTGGAAAGCGCCAGAATCTGGCTGCTTCCGTCCGTCTGCCGCAGCCCTGCAACCGTATCCGCATCGTAATACAGCGCATTCTGTTCCACAAAATCCAGCAGGGAATTTATATCATCCTGATACTGCTGCGGGTCGAAAATGGCATTCTCGGACGCCGTCACCAGCATGCAGGCATAGATTTCCAGGTCATAGGTTCTGTCCGGCAGAATCAGGGTTCCTGTCTTATTTTTCCGGAAAAAGGTCTCCTCCTCAAATTTATCGAGGTCCCCGAACATATTTCCGTTCGCCATGTGATGCCCATAGAGAAGCGAATACGTGTCGCCAAACCCGCGGTCGCTGCGGGAATCCAGGAAAATGCTGCCTGCCATCGCAAAGTTCCCGTATACATCGGTATTAATATAGGTAAGATTTGTTGCCCCCTGCAGAACAGGGTAATCAATATTTGTGTTGTCTATGGTGACCCACGCACAAACATCGGGATTGACTGCCAGAAGCTCTTCAAAAGAAGCCCCATTGTCTTCAATCACCACCGGCTTCAGCTTCATCATATCCGCGCGCACATCCTCCGCCGCCGAATATACTCTGTTGTTGTCCCACAGCGCATATACGGAGTACAGCCCCGCCGTGCAGAGACACAGGGCTACCACAAAGGAGACAAGGGCATTTGCCGCCCTCAAGAATGCTCCCGCCAAACGCATACAGTTCCACTCCCGTATCATGCGGCTTCCCGCCCTCCCCGGAGCAGCTCCGGGGAGAGGTTCCGCCTGTTGTTCTGTTATTCTGTCATTTTGTTCTTCTTGTCGTCTGTTATTTCGTTATTTGCTTACAGTATTGTTTTGTCGCCGCGTTGTATCGTCGCCGCGTTGTTTTTTCGCCGCGTCAGTCTTTTACCGCGTAATTTTATTACCGCGTTAATCTTTTACCACGTAATTTTATTACCGCGTCATTCCGTCATCCCGGCACTTTACTGCCCTGCCTTTCTGACAGACATTTCGCCGGACCCTGTCCCGCACACGCAGTGACTTAAGATAAATTTAGCGGTTTGCAGAGAAACGCTTTCTTACGAACATAACTACTGCGCATACTGCAACCAGAGCAAGAATCATGATGTACGGCATGCTGTCAAGGTTGATGCCGGTGTCAATCTTATCGTTGTTCTTATTATTTGTGATATCTACGCTGTCACTTGCACTATCAATTTTCTTGTTATTATCACCAAAAGCATATGTTGTCTTATAACCGTCGCTAGTATAATCATCCTCTTTTACAGTGTAAGTAACTCCATAAGGAATATTGGTGAAGGTCACGGTCTCATCATGTTTCAGATTAATTTCAGCAGTTGCCGTTCCACTTGTCCATGCACTTGCAGGAATAGTATAATCCGTGCCACCATCTGAGTAGGAAATTGCTTCACTGACTGTTTTTCCTTCCGGAGCTGTAAATGTTACTGTCACAGCGAATTCTTTCTGCTGGTCACCTAAGTTTCCAGTAACAATCTTTTTTACAGCCAGGGAACCTGCAGAATACTCATTGTCATTAAAAGTATTTGTCTTGTTTCCACCTTCATCCTCTGTATGAACAGCAGCTACACGGATATAACCGCTTGCATCCTGCAGAACTGTAACAACCAGTTTGATATCACTGGTACGGTATGTAACACCGGCAGTTGAACCCTGGTCTTCCTTAATCGTGTAGGTATAAACACCAACACTTCTATACTCTGGCAGGGTTACTGTAATATCTTTACTCTTGGTCGTGGAACCAGCTTCACCGGCTGTATATGACACATTTCCAATCGCCGGCGTCGGCATATTGGCTGCAGTAACACCAGAAGCAGCATCTTTAACAGAGGTATTCGCAATAGTAAAATTAAAAGTCTCTGCCGGAGAAGTTGTACCTTTGTTTGTCGCTTCATAGTTCTTTGTGATGGTGACGGTTTTCATATCAGTAGGTGATTGTGTTGGTTCTCCCGTTGCCATCGCCGCTGCTCCCATGTTCAGCACCATAGCTGCTGAAAAAATAATTGCTGCAAGTTTTTTCATTTTCATGAATTTTTCCTCCCTGGAATATTAAAATTTATTTATGAACAGCCTTTCGGCTTATCATACTGTGTGAGCTGTGCTCTGCTCGGCGCTGTCTGCTCTTCGCTTTGCGCTTTTCCTGACACGACCGGTATGCACCGGCGCTCTGCCCTCCATTCTATAATCCCCTCCGGCGGAGAATGGTGATTACTTTCCCTTTCACGTCCCCCATTGGAACCGCCCCAAGTGTCCGGCTATCCACTGTCTGTGTCCGGTAATCACCGAGCACAAAGACATATCCTTCCGGCACCGCGTAAGGATACTCCAGTTCTCCTTCCGCATAGGTCGGATAGAGAATCTCCCCGCTCTGTACCGTGCCGTTTACAAGAAGCGTTCCGCTGTCATCCAGCGTCACCACATCCGTCCCGCGGGCGGCGATTCGTCCGATGTACTCCTGCCCGTCCACTTCATAAACCACGACATCATTTTTTGCGTATTCCTGCTGCAGCCGGAACGCAAATACCAAATCGCCGTCTTTCATTGCCGGAAACATGCCGTTCCCGGAAACCTGTGTAATCAGAAAAACCTGTGTGAGAAAAAGCCAGCCTGCTGCCGCAAGCAGCACAATCCGTATGAGCAGACTTACATAACCTTTTCGGATTTCTTCCTTCCGTCTCTGCTTCTCTTCGCGCGCAGCCCGTGCACCGCTTCTGCGTCCCCGGCGCTCCTGTGCGGGGCGTTCCCCATATTCATCGCGCTCCCGCACAGGGCGTTCTCTGTATGTTTCCCGTCCCGGCGCCGGTGGATTTCTGTAATCAGCCTGTTTTTGCACCGGCTGTTCCCTGTATGTATTCTGTTCCTGCGTCTCTCTGGCTCTCTCCCGTCTTTCAGTCGTCATTACTTTCTCCGCTGACCGGCGCGATATTTCTTACGTCTGCCTATAACGAACAGAACCGCTCCCGCAATTACAACTGCCAGAATAACGATGTATGGAAGCGAATCCAACGTGATGCCGGTATCCGGAGAGCCTTCCTTGTTATTGGTAACGACAACTTTTCCGTCAGCAGCAACCTTGACCTTAAACGTTGCTGCGCCATCCGTACTTTGCGTTACTGTCAGATTCTCTGATGTTGCACTAACGGTATAACCAATGGCATCCGTTTCAGTCAGCGTTAATTCTGTTCCGACCGGAATGTTATCAATCTTTTCCGCTCCCCCATGCGTCAGAGAGAAGTCCTTTGTCACATCACCATAGCTATAAGTAAAGTGGAATTCTTTCGTGCGGTCTCCCAGACCACCGGTTACCTGCTTTTCAATGGTAATGCTGGTAGTCGACGGAACATACTTCGCATAGAAATCTATTGTACCGTTATGCTCTTTAATTTCTGCATTCGTCGGATAATAAGGCCAAGTCTCAACTTTATCTCCATCCTCACTATATTTATACCAGCCATCAAACACGTAAGTGATTCCGTTGCGTTCCATTGTTTTAGGAATTGAAGCATCAATATATTCAGTAATCTCCTCCGGTGTCTCATTAACAATCCTTTTATTCTGGCTGCTTACAAGTGTATATCCCGTTTCTCCAGGCTTTTGTACATAAAAGCTTGCAACATAAGCTTTGCTGCAAACTACGCTGATTGTACAGTCTATATGTTTATCTGGATTAGTGCCATTTTCCTTTGAAATCTTGTAAGGAATCAGTGTAATGGATTCGATATCATCCAGCGTCAAGTTTGTAATTTCATACTGACTACTCAACTGTGCCCCATACTCTCTCAAAACCTCTTCAAATAATGTTTTATATGTAGTCTTGTCGCGCACAGTCCATGTTCCGCCCGTAGAAGAAGTATCCGGCCATGAAACAATGTAATCTGAGAGATTGGCATCATTCCGCTTAAAAATATTTTTGTTATTTGTCCAGCTCGCAGTGCCAGGTATTTTTACTGTTGCATGATTTCCGTTATTTGTGACAACAGTTCCCCACTGATTAACATCATTACTATCCGGATTGCTGGTAGGTGTCAGCAGACAGTAAACCTGCGCACCTTCAGGCTTGCCCTCTGATGTTGCGGTAACTTCTATTTCATGTGTTTCCCTGCCGTTGGAATTGCATCCCCGGCCATGTCTATGCCATCCGCCCGTATTATTACAAAACGTATGCGTAATCGTTACTTTGCCAGCAGCTACTCCTCTTACAACTCCGTTCGAATTCACTGTAGCAACAGAACTATCGCTGGAACTCCAGCTTGAATTTGCCGTATTGCTGGATGTCAGAGTAATTGTTTCTCCCACCGCAACCGTAGTCTCTCCGGAGATTGCCGTTGTAGAAATCCCATCATCCTCCGCATATACTGCATACAGCACCGGAGAGAATTTATCGGATGTAAACCCCACCGTACCGGACGGGGCTGCTGCTTCCGTCAGTGTGTCGGTAATATTTCCATTTTCATCTGCGTGATAGACACGTGCTTCCTCCGCATCCTCCACGATATCCATACCGGAGTATTCGATGCGAACCGAACCGTCCAGATTATGCATTTCATTGCCGTCGGCATCATAGAAGGTGATGTCGAAGCCAATGAGCTGGACAACTTCTTTTTCTCCCAGCGTGTCGTTGATTGTCTGCTCGGCAGTATCGAGCACGTCCGCCGCGAGCGGCTTTACCATCACGGTCGTCCCTGCCGGAAGGATGCCCTCCGGAGCATGGATGCTCACGGTGATTCCGTCCACGGTTGTACAGTATGTAAACTCCGGTTTTTCTTTCTCAGTAGTTTTTGCTGTTTCGCTTTCCTTCTTAGAGACTGCTTCCTCTGTAAGGTTTTCGCTTCCGCTTTCACTGACTGCTTCGCTTGTGGTCTCGCCAGTCGTCTCACTGGTTATTTCACTGCCGGGTTCACTGACGTTCTCTGTCACATTTTCTGAGTGTTCCGTCCCGCCCTCACTGAAATTTTCTGTCCATGTCTCGGAAGGAACGATTTCCCCGGTCTCCCCCGGTACCGTTTCCGCCTCCGGCTGACCGGCTGTTTCCTCCTGTATGGCTGCCGGTGCCTCTGTCTCCGGAACGGCAGCCGGTGTTTCCGCTTCCGTGCCGCTGTCCGTGGTAAGCTCTGTCAGCCCGGTCTCTTCCGCAATTACAGAAAAACCGCTTCCGCAGACCAGGGACATCACCATGACCAGCGCCATCAGGAATGTCAATGATTTTTTCACTTTCCTTTGCATTCCACATTCTCCATTCTTCTTTTTTTCAGATGCACTGCCAACCAACGGCCAGTTTACTGCATAATGTTTGTTATGGGGTAATTTTTGCGGTAACAGAGATGGACGGCAGATAATCCGTCGTATGGAAATTGAAAAAATGCCATTCAGAGGCAGACTGGAACAAGGCCGAAGAAAAATTTTTCCTGTCGGTCTGTTTTTTGTGGAAATTTAGTATTGAATTTTCATTACTATGATGCTAGAATAGTAACTGTTAATGGATAGATACATATGTAATGACTGCTCTTTTACCGCATAACAAACATTATGCGGTTTTTTTATGTTCTCCGGCACTGGCGAAAATGCGGCTGAAGCTGTACGTCTCCCCGCTCCCAAGTCTCTCATCATCCGCCCCGCCTCCGGAGTGTCCTCCGTCATCTTTCCCTGCTCAGACCACAAGCCCCAGATATTCAATCTGGCGTTTCTGCTCCTCGCTGCTGGCCAGCGTGTAAATCCGTGTGGTGTTTATACTGGCGTGCCCCAGCAGGTCCGCCAGATGGGATAAATCCTTTTTCATCTTATAATATGTGACGGCAAACAGGTGACGGAGATTGTGCGGAAATACTTTTTCCCGGCAGATTCCCGCTTCGCCGCAGAGCGCTTTCATGTCATGGCAGATATTGCTGCGGTCGACCGGTTTTCCGCTTCTGGTGACAAAAATGCTGTTCCCGGTTATTTTCTGACAGACAATGTATTTTCTCAGCTTCCTGCACAGCGGCGCCGGCAGCAGCACAGTCCGCTGCTTTCCCTTGGAGCTTACCGTCGCGCACCCTGTCTGCAAGGCATCCACCGTAATATAGCGCAGCTCGCTCACCCGGATGCCCGTCGCACAGAGCACCTGCATGATCCAGTACAGCCGCAGGTTCTTCTTTTTCTTCGCCGCATCCAGAAGCCGGAAATACTCCCCCTTTGTTAAGTCCCGCTCCCGCGCACGGAAGGCTTCCTTCTGGATTTTCAGTGCCTTTACCGTGCATTCGTGCCATCCCATCGCTTTTAAAAATGAATTTACAGCCGCCAGCATGGAATTCACACTCGCCGCCGCATAATGCCCCGTCAAGTATTCCTTGTATGCAATCACGGTATACTTGTCGATTTCGCTCCCCTCCTTTGCATACGCAAAAAATGCGCTGACATCCCGCATATATTTTTCAATCGTTGCCTGCGCCTTTTCCTCCGCCTTCAACTGGTTCCGGAATTCCTGCAACATGTTCTTTTCCAGTAAATGTGCCATATGCTATCCCTCTCTTTTCTTCTGAAGCTTTCCGGCGCACTGACCGCCGGTGTTCCTCATAGTATGCCCCAGATGAAAAAAACTTTGCAAGTCATATCCGTCTGACCGCGGCACAATCTGTAACAAATCACACAATCTGCTCCACAAAAAAAGCATCCGGCGCAGGATATGTCTCCCGCGCCGGATGCTTCCGGGCTATATGCAACAAATAAAAAACGCAGGCACTACAGAGGCTATTCCTCTGCGCCCTCACTTTCAAAAAACTGTGCAACCGTCATACATTTTGGATGCTCCATTTCCAGACTTAAAAAGTCTTTATCTCCTGTCAGGATAATATCTACATCGGACACAATCGCCGCATTTAAAATAGGTTGATCTTTTGCGTCGCGTATCAGTTTTTCCGCATGGTCTACCGCCGGAATCAGCTCATAAGACATTTCAGCAAGCAGCACTTCCGCATCCGGCAGGAACTTCGGCGCTTTCCGTTTCAAAATATCCCGCAGCTCCATAATGTTACGATCACACAAAACAATCTCATGATTCTCCGCAGCATACAGCAGCGCACGCGCCGGTTTTGAATGTGGAAAAACCAATGCAGAAAACAGGATATTTGTGTCAACCAATATCCGCATATTACCTTTCCTTTCCGTAACGAACTTCGTCCACAAGTGCCTGGATATCATCTTCGCTGGTAACTCCCATCGCTTCGGCAGCACCGGCGAAAGCAGACTGCGCTTTGCGGATTGCCTGGGATGAAGCGTTGCTTACAACGATTTCTCCGTCCTGCTTCTGAAAGAACAGAATTTTATCACCGGATTTTAAGCCGAGCAGGCGCCTGATTTCCACCGGAACAGTAATCTGACCGTTTGCAGAGATTTTCGCTAAATTCATAAAAATCATCCTTTCTATTCTTGAGAATTAAAGAAAACTTGAGATTATCTATAGTATATCCCATTCCGGCGCAAAAGTAAACTATATGCAACAAATTAAAAAATCTTCTTTATCTTAAAAATAATAATGCAGGCTATTACCACTATGACGCTTAATATAATGACGCCATGATATCCGTTTTCCAGCTCCGGCATGTTCTGGAAGTTCATTCCGTACCAGCCCGTAATCAGAGTAAGCGGGAAAAAAACGGTTGAAATAACGGTCAGAAACTGCATGTTGCTGTTCTGCCTAGCGTCCACCTTTGACTGATAGGCATCGTTCACCTGTCCCGCGTATTCCAGCAGATGAGAGGTTTTATTCATCAGCCGCTCCGCCCGGTCCGATATCGTGCCAAAATATTTTAGCTGCTTTTTGGCAAAATAGCGGTTTTCATTTTCCTCCAGCGCCTTTCCGACATCCATGATTTCATCATAATAGCCTCTTAATATAAGAAGCTCGCGGCGCAGCTTCATAATACTTGACTGAAAGTTGTCCGCGCGGTCCCGCTGGACAGCCTCCTCCAACTCCATCAGCCTCTTTTCATACAAGGCGAGTTGCTCCTGGTCCCGGTTCAGAAATTCCGCCATGAAATGAAACAGAAACATTTCCTTTGTCATGTTTTCACTGCCTTTTCTATGACGGATTCTTTCTGTCATCCTCTCTGAAAAGCCCTCATCATCCACCAGAACGATTTTATCCCGCGTGATAAAGAATAAGATGCAGTATCTGGCTCCCTGCACATCAAGAAACCGTGGAATGCAAAAAGAACCCGTCAGACAATCCTGCTGCGCTTCCAGCTTACAGAAACCGATTTTCTTTAAATCTATCTCGCCCTCATACAGAATCCCGCTTTTTTCCAGCTCCCTGGGCGCGCCTGCGGAATCCGTAATGACCGGCTCAAATGACACATCCTTTTCTATCACTTTTTGATTTCCTTCTCCGTCTTTTCCGCATTGCTGTAAGCCATCGCATAAAACAGCTCCTGGGAATCCAGCTTCACATCGCCCAGGTTCCGGTTCACATAGATTCCTTTTGATGTGAGACATTTTCCCTTTTCATCGTCATGCATCATGGTCTCAAACATCCATCCGAGGTAATCCTTCAGCTTCTCATCGAGCACCGGTGCGGCAACCTCCACTCTGCGGACAGTGTTGCGCGTCATAAAATCAGCGGAAGCAATATACACCTTTTCCCGTTCCTTCGTCCCGAACCGGTAAATTCTGGAATGCTCCAGATAGCGCCCCACAATGCTTACCACCTTTATGTTTTCCGTGTAGCCCTTCACGCCTGGTATCAGACAGCAGATTCCTCTGACTATCATTTCGATTTTTACGCCCGCCTGGGACGCCTCCACCAATTTGTCAATTATCACCTTGTCTGTCAGAGAGTTGATTTTTATTCCGATGTTGCCGTCCTCCCCGTTTTTCACATGCGCGATTTCTTCCTCTATCATATCGAGCACCCGGTTCTGCAGGCACTTCGGCGCCACCAGAAGAAGCCGGGTCTCCTCCACCGTTTCTCCTCTCAGCAGAGCCGCGAAAACCTCCGCGGATTCCTTTCCGATGTCCTGATTTCCCGTAATCAGCGAGAGGTCCGTATACAGCGCCGATGTTTTCTCGTTGTAGTTTCCGGTTCCCACCTGCGTGATGTAGGATACGCCCTCCTCTGTTTTTCTGGAAATCAGGCAGAGCTTGGAGTGCACCTTGTAGCCGTTCAATCCGTAAATCACCCGGCATCCTGCCTCCTCCAGTCTTCTGGAATATTCAATATTGCTCTCTTCGTCAAACCGCGCTCTGAGCTCCACCAGAACGACCACTTCTTTACCGTTTTCCGCAGCTTCCACCAGCGCGTCCACAACCTGGCTCTTGTCCGCCAGACGATATAACGTCATCTTTACAGATACCACCGTTTCATCCTTCGCCGCCTCATAAAGCAGCTTAATAAACGGTCTGATGCTTTCAAACGGATAGGATAACAGCACATCCTTTTCCATAATCTGCGGAATCAGCGGCTCCTTATC
This is a stretch of genomic DNA from Marvinbryantia formatexigens DSM 14469. It encodes these proteins:
- a CDS encoding Ig-like domain-containing protein, which encodes MQRKVKKSLTFLMALVMVMSLVCGSGFSVIAEETGLTELTTDSGTEAETPAAVPETEAPAAIQEETAGQPEAETVPGETGEIVPSETWTENFSEGGTEHSENVTENVSEPGSEITSETTGETTSEAVSESGSENLTEEAVSKKESETAKTTEKEKPEFTYCTTVDGITVSIHAPEGILPAGTTVMVKPLAADVLDTAEQTINDTLGEKEVVQLIGFDITFYDADGNEMHNLDGSVRIEYSGMDIVEDAEEARVYHADENGNITDTLTEAAAPSGTVGFTSDKFSPVLYAVYAEDDGISTTAISGETTVAVGETITLTSSNTANSSWSSSDSSVATVNSNGVVRGVAAGKVTITHTFCNNTGGWHRHGRGCNSNGRETHEIEVTATSEGKPEGAQVYCLLTPTSNPDSNDVNQWGTVVTNNGNHATVKIPGTASWTNNKNIFKRNDANLSDYIVSWPDTSSTGGTWTVRDKTTYKTLFEEVLREYGAQLSSQYEITNLTLDDIESITLIPYKISKENGTNPDKHIDCTISVVCSKAYVASFYVQKPGETGYTLVSSQNKRIVNETPEEITEYIDASIPKTMERNGITYVFDGWYKYSEDGDKVETWPYYPTNAEIKEHNGTIDFYAKYVPSTTSITIEKQVTGGLGDRTKEFHFTYSYGDVTKDFSLTHGGAEKIDNIPVGTELTLTETDAIGYTVSATSENLTVTQSTDGAATFKVKVAADGKVVVTNNKEGSPDTGITLDSLPYIVILAVVIAGAVLFVIGRRKKYRAGQRRK
- the srtB gene encoding class B sortase, which encodes MIREWNCMRLAGAFLRAANALVSFVVALCLCTAGLYSVYALWDNNRVYSAAEDVRADMMKLKPVVIEDNGASFEELLAVNPDVCAWVTIDNTNIDYPVLQGATNLTYINTDVYGNFAMAGSIFLDSRSDRGFGDTYSLLYGHHMANGNMFGDLDKFEEETFFRKNKTGTLILPDRTYDLEIYACMLVTASENAIFDPQQYQDDINSLLDFVEQNALYYDADTVAGLRQTDGSSQILALSTCSSEFTDARTIILTVMKPRNSAD
- the ppk1 gene encoding polyphosphate kinase 1 yields the protein MKKTDKKTEKAAKTTNIPYMMNRELSWLKFNERVLNEAGNPEVPLAERLTFAAIYQSNLDEFYGVRVGTLMDQMESSEVVRENKTNMTSEEQVKAILKVTRELDRKKAVIYEQLMGELEPKGVRLINFNKLSAEEGRLLEAYFDNEIAPYLSANIVSKQQPFPFLKNKDIYAAALLVTKGGKSRTAIIPCSNNVFKRLIDIPTRKGTFMLSEELILHFLPKLFKNYEVKEKSLIRVTRNADIDTETVYDEDMEYRKAMENLIKQRKRMNPVRMELSRELNKKMISSLCRDIHVDKEHVFLSEVPLDMSFVSAIQSYLRNTGQEDIFYQRRTPRMTQQLDDKEPLIPQIMEKDVLLSYPFESIRPFIKLLYEAAKDETVVSVKMTLYRLADKSQVVDALVEAAENGKEVVVLVELRARFDEESNIEYSRRLEEAGCRVIYGLNGYKVHSKLCLISRKTEEGVSYITQVGTGNYNEKTSALYTDLSLITGNQDIGKESAEVFAALLRGETVEETRLLLVAPKCLQNRVLDMIEEEIAHVKNGEDGNIGIKINSLTDKVIIDKLVEASQAGVKIEMIVRGICCLIPGVKGYTENIKVVSIVGRYLEHSRIYRFGTKEREKVYIASADFMTRNTVRRVEVAAPVLDEKLKDYLGWMFETMMHDDEKGKCLTSKGIYVNRNLGDVKLDSQELFYAMAYSNAEKTEKEIKK
- a CDS encoding putative toxin-antitoxin system toxin component, PIN family gives rise to the protein MRILVDTNILFSALVFPHSKPARALLYAAENHEIVLCDRNIMELRDILKRKAPKFLPDAEVLLAEMSYELIPAVDHAEKLIRDAKDQPILNAAIVSDVDIILTGDKDFLSLEMEHPKCMTVAQFFESEGAEE
- a CDS encoding Spy0128 family protein, with the translated sequence MKTWKRGILMALVLTVFGAFGFAPSEAMAAEGLVTEVPVRISLSGTLPEEAEDFSVVLEADDASAPMPEGSDGAVCTLVISGEGTQSFPVIRFPRVGIYRYTISQQGGSNADCTYDNSVYHLVVTVTNDEAGGLGAVSVLYRNEESEKLDCASFENVYVTETETETESETETETETETEKQTEKQTEAKKSDAPKTGDSTNLTLWAVLMGAAVVIVAAAILAKKKLTAGNGGKNYGGKE
- a CDS encoding DUF7601 domain-containing protein, with amino-acid sequence MKMKKLAAIIFSAAMVLNMGAAAMATGEPTQSPTDMKTVTITKNYEATNKGTTSPAETFNFTIANTSVKDAASGVTAANMPTPAIGNVSYTAGEAGSTTKSKDITVTLPEYRSVGVYTYTIKEDQGSTAGVTYRTSDIKLVVTVLQDASGYIRVAAVHTEDEGGNKTNTFNDNEYSAGSLAVKKIVTGNLGDQQKEFAVTVTFTAPEGKTVSEAISYSDGGTDYTIPASAWTSGTATAEINLKHDETVTFTNIPYGVTYTVKEDDYTSDGYKTTYAFGDNNKKIDSASDSVDITNNKNNDKIDTGINLDSMPYIMILALVAVCAVVMFVRKRFSANR
- a CDS encoding CorA family divalent cation transporter — translated: MIEKDVSFEPVITDSAGAPRELEKSGILYEGEIDLKKIGFCKLEAQQDCLTGSFCIPRFLDVQGARYCILFFITRDKIVLVDDEGFSERMTERIRHRKGSENMTKEMFLFHFMAEFLNRDQEQLALYEKRLMELEEAVQRDRADNFQSSIMKLRRELLILRGYYDEIMDVGKALEENENRYFAKKQLKYFGTISDRAERLMNKTSHLLEYAGQVNDAYQSKVDARQNSNMQFLTVISTVFFPLTLITGWYGMNFQNMPELENGYHGVIILSVIVVIACIIIFKIKKIF
- a CDS encoding tyrosine-type recombinase/integrase, producing the protein MAHLLEKNMLQEFRNQLKAEEKAQATIEKYMRDVSAFFAYAKEGSEIDKYTVIAYKEYLTGHYAAASVNSMLAAVNSFLKAMGWHECTVKALKIQKEAFRARERDLTKGEYFRLLDAAKKKKNLRLYWIMQVLCATGIRVSELRYITVDALQTGCATVSSKGKQRTVLLPAPLCRKLRKYIVCQKITGNSIFVTRSGKPVDRSNICHDMKALCGEAGICREKVFPHNLRHLFAVTYYKMKKDLSHLADLLGHASINTTRIYTLASSEEQKRQIEYLGLVV
- a CDS encoding AbrB/MazE/SpoVT family DNA-binding domain-containing protein translates to MNLAKISANGQITVPVEIRRLLGLKSGDKILFFQKQDGEIVVSNASSQAIRKAQSAFAGAAEAMGVTSEDDIQALVDEVRYGKER
- the lepB gene encoding signal peptidase I, translating into MTTERRERARETQEQNTYREQPVQKQADYRNPPAPGRETYRERPVRERDEYGERPAQERRGRRSGARAAREEKQRRKEEIRKGYVSLLIRIVLLAAAGWLFLTQVFLITQVSGNGMFPAMKDGDLVFAFRLQQEYAKNDVVVYEVDGQEYIGRIAARGTDVVTLDDSGTLLVNGTVQSGEILYPTYAEGELEYPYAVPEGYVFVLGDYRTQTVDSRTLGAVPMGDVKGKVITILRRRGL